The following coding sequences are from one Shewanella eurypsychrophilus window:
- the nrdG gene encoding anaerobic ribonucleoside-triphosphate reductase activating protein — translation MAFNSLLPSIVFQEVPGEITLCFSITGCRVGCKGCHSTDLWNEKHGSPLTNSGFSKWIERYQGLISCVLFFGGEWQADALIEKLQIAKAYGLKTCLYSGEKYVDIAITEQLDFLKTGRWVAELGGLDSPSSNQVFRDLCTGKTLNHLFINPSNNTSLSGAENVAA, via the coding sequence ATGGCATTTAACAGTTTACTCCCCTCGATTGTTTTTCAAGAGGTGCCTGGAGAGATCACCCTTTGCTTTAGCATTACCGGCTGCAGGGTTGGGTGCAAAGGATGTCATAGCACTGATCTTTGGAATGAAAAGCACGGTAGCCCTCTCACAAATTCAGGCTTTAGCAAGTGGATTGAAAGATACCAGGGACTGATCAGCTGCGTACTTTTTTTCGGTGGAGAGTGGCAAGCAGACGCGCTAATTGAAAAGCTGCAGATAGCCAAAGCATACGGACTAAAAACCTGCCTATACTCTGGCGAAAAATATGTCGATATTGCGATTACCGAGCAATTAGACTTTCTCAAGACAGGAAGATGGGTCGCCGAGCTTGGCGGCTTAGACAGCCCATCAAGCAATCAAGTATTTCGGGATCTGTGCACAGGCAAAACACTTAACCACCTATTTATTAACCCCTCAAATAATACCTCACTATCAGGAGCTGAAAATGTTGCGGCTTAA